The genomic DNA ACCTGCTCTGCAGTCCAGCCATACCCAGCGTCCTTGTTCACGACGAAGTTCTGGATATAGAGACCTTCGCCATCACCGTATTCTTCACCCAGAGTTTCTACCAGGAAGCCCTCAGTCTCCGATCCATCCGCCAGGATCTCACCCCTCAAGAAGCGCCCCACATTGGCATCATCCGCGTCGTTGCCAACCTTGGTGCTGACCTCCAGGTTCGGCCGCACCTTGCCGTCTGCGCCCTTAGCGCCCCGGACAACGCGAGACTGGCCCTCAACGTTACCGAAGATGTGGTCGTTATGAGGACGAGCGGTCCAGTCGGTGATACGCTTCTCGCTGGTGCCCTTGATACCACCGGTGGCTATTTGGTCGATGTCGATGTTGATGACGGTGGGGTTTGCGGAGTCGGGATATTGGTGGACCTTGAGGGTGAGAGTTGCGAGACCAATGGCTTTGCGGGTGAGCCAGCTCATTCCTTGCTATTGGAAGGGAAGAGTGTCAGCGATAGTCGGATGTAGATCATGATGTAGGCGCTTACCAGAGCCAGGACCGGGTCAGCGTCATTGGAGACGGATTTGTCCTATCGAGACAGTTAGTTTAATGCACCGAATATTACAAATACAGGGAGTGGTAATAAGAAGCATACCAGAGTCCATTCTCCGTTGAGGTTCTTGATGGTGATGTCGGCGGGAGCAGCCATGATGTGATGCGGGGTAGTTCTAGGTGTAAGAATGGAGAGGAGTATAAGGATAGAGCGAAGATGTATTAAAATGACGAGAATGtggaggaaaggaagaagaaatagaagagaaaggcGTATTTAAGTAAGCCGGAGTAAATCACGTTCAGCTGTTGTTTTCATGTGCTACATCCCTCCACACTTTCCTAATTGGTCCAAGTCCCGTCCCGAGCCGTGTGACACGTGCTTATGCCAGCCTAGCTGACTCACGATTTAATGCTGACATTATGCTAACTTCCCCTTTCACGTGCCCTCCGCCAGGTGTGTTTTCCCTGGTCAACACCGCTCATAGGACATACATAGTACAGCACTTTGTCTGCTGCAATTTATTGCTGCTATTCCCTGTGGACATGGCGCTCAACAAGAAATATGCCGGCCTGCCAGACCTCGTATGCATCATCTATGCTATGGAATGTGACCGTCATTGCTGACTTGACCGTTTTAGGACCAAGCGCCCGACATCTACGAGACTCCCGACCTGACGGACGAAGCCTCCACTGTTCCGGTGAGCTCACTGCCTCTTCCAATCCTGGTTTATCTCGTCTAATACAGGACAGACACAAACAATCCGCACTGCCTCTGAGGCGGACGAAGATGACACCAACTCCGATATTGACCGACAAGGCGTCAATGCAGACGAAGCACGCGCCCAATTCATGGGGGCTACGGTCGATGCCCGCGATGTGAATTTCTCCGATAGCATAGCAGCGAAGCGAAAGTCATACAAAAGCAAGAACCGCCGCCGACGGATACGGGATGACGGTCTGGAGGAAGTGGGGGATCTGAGTGACAGTGAAGACGAGAGTCTGGAAAGAAAGCTCGCGCGATTGCGGAGGGAGGTCGAGGAATTGAAGGACGAAATGACCGCTCGACAGGAGAAGGTTGATATCGAAACTAAGGAATCATCCGGGGAAGGACAGGAGAAGCTGGACGACGGCGTGCAGGAACTAAGTCGGGCGTTGGATAATCTCTACACTTTATCTCGCAGCGCGGCAGGACCGCACTCCGCGGCCGCGACCCTATCCCGGAAGATCGCGACAGATGCAGCCCCCGACACCACGCCGCCGCGTAGTCCAGCACCAGAGAACAAAACGGACGCCTCGACTTCAGCATCCTCCGGTGTCCTGTCCCACGCCGCCGCCTTCGACGGCCGCCTTGCTCTCGTCGAAGCAGCAATGGGCATCTCCAGCTCCTCGAACCCCTTCGTCGCAGACGGAAACTCCGAACCCTCCCTCCAACCCGTCCTCCCCGCTTTGGACCACCTCACCTCGCGCCTCTCCACCCTTACAACCCTCTTCATCGGGCCCGCACCTGCCTCCGCCGTCCCAACTATGAGCTCCGCCCCTCCCTCCACAACCGTCTCAACACCGAACCTGGAAGCCCTTTCCACACGGGTCCGTAAACTGACCACAGACGCCGAGGCACTGGCATCAGCGCGCAAGCGAGCCCTCGACGCCGCCAAAGCTGCCCAAACGGCAAAGGTCGCTCCCGCCTCCGTTGAACCATCAGATATGTCCGTCTCCTCGTCATCAGCAACAGAAGTTGACCCCGTCGCCACCCAGCGCGACGAACAGGCTACCAAGATTCAAGCCCTCTACGCTACCCTCCCCACTATCCAATCTCTGCATCCCCTCCTCCCGAGCGTGCTGGAGCGGCTTCGATCCCTCCGTGCTATCCATGCGGGATCTGCGCAGGCTGCGGAGTCGCTTGACGAGTTGGAACGCCGCCAAGGGGAGATGAAGAAGGAGATTGAGCAGTGGCGTGAGGGGCTTAGGGTTGTTGAGGAGAGAATGGGACAGGGTGAGGCTGCTATGAAGAGTAATATCGAGCTGGTTGAGCCTTGGGTGAGAGATTTGGAGAAGAGGTTGGATAAATTGAAGGGGAGCGGTGTGTGATGTCTTTCTCTCTTGTTCAATACCCCTTTTGTGATATCCCGTTGGACATAGTTTGACATACGCCATTGATGGATAAATAACCATAAACTACTGTACAAACAATCTACTCAACCCGTCTCATGATCTTAATCCTAGGCTCCATCCTCAACTCAACCCACCACCCCCTCGTAACAACCCTTCTCACCAACTCCCGTCCCTTCTCCCAAGCTCCAATCGCACGCTCACCACCAAGCCTCCTCAGAGCACTCTCCTCAACGGACCCCTTTGCCTTTTCACCAGGACGAAGGACCCTAATCCCAGCGAAACCGTTGATCAATTCAACGTTTTCCCAGCGTGAGACGGCCCACGAGGTCAGTTTACACTCTTCAGGTCCTACAGCCTCGATAAGTGCGTAGTCGAACTGGTTCCAGAAAGTAGAGGAGGATTTAATGGTTTCGTCTTCAGTCTTATCGTATTTCCAGACTGTACTGGGGGTGTTTGATGGAACTTGTAGGAAACGGGTCACGCCTGTTTGGCAGGCGAGGTTACCCAGGTAGACTGAGACTTCGGATTGGGAAGAAGTGTCCGCATGGTTCTCGTGAAGAGCGCGCAGAGCGTGTGCGCCGGGGTAGTTAGCTGCTGACGAAGGGAGGAGAACGAATGTTGAGATGGCGAAGGAGGCTAGTGGTGAAAGGACCATGACAATGGACAATAAGCGGTAGATGATAGACTTCGTCCGATGCGTCCAGATATAGGAAGCGCCCAGAGCAGCCGCAGCTGTGAGTGGTGGGATGACGTATAGGATAAAGCGCCATTCCTTGTGCGGTTGAGAACTAAACAACGCCACGAACGCCAATGAAGGGGTTAGGAGGTAAGCTGTTGCTGCGCGTGTCGAGGACAGACTGAACGCTACCGGGATTCCAATGAGATAAGTGCAAGGATTCAACAAAAGACGAGGGATAGAGTTGGAGAAGTAAAAGTGCCAGGGCTGGGTGCCCCAAGCGGACGCTCCACCCGAAACCACATTAAACTTGAAAGCCGCCAGCTCCGGCCAGAGAGGGAATTGCTGCCAGAAGAACGAGTCCACGAACACTGTGGATACCAGGCCGATAGAGAGCCCCAGGATCCCGGCGGGTATGACATCCCGTAGTAAACTGACACGACCCGTCAGAAGGAGGAAAAGCGTATGCGTCGCTAGGAAAAGAGCCAACTCCGATCGAAAGATGATACCAGCCACGGTCAATAGACATAGGGAAAACCGGCACTGGGCCCTG from Aspergillus chevalieri M1 DNA, chromosome 1, nearly complete sequence includes the following:
- a CDS encoding uncharacterized protein (COG:S;~EggNog:ENOG410QED3), coding for MAAPADITIKNLNGEWTLDKSVSNDADPVLALQGMSWLTRKAIGLATLTLKVHQYPDSANPTVINIDIDQIATGGIKGTSEKRITDWTARPHNDHIFGNVEGQSRVVRGAKGADGKVRPNLEVSTKVGNDADDANVGRFLRGEILADGSETEGFLVETLGEEYGDGEGLYIQNFVVNKDAGYGWTAEQVWGFEIVQGERRYTRRIVVAKDGKYQMIRFVYSFLKHRDV
- a CDS encoding dynactin subunit 2 (COG:Z;~EggNog:ENOG410PGGR;~InterPro:IPR028133;~PFAM:PF04912;~go_component: GO:0005869 - dynactin complex [Evidence IEA];~go_process: GO:0007017 - microtubule-based process [Evidence IEA]), with the protein product MALNKKYAGLPDLDQAPDIYETPDLTDEASTVPTQTIRTASEADEDDTNSDIDRQGVNADEARAQFMGATVDARDVNFSDSIAAKRKSYKSKNRRRRIRDDGLEEVGDLSDSEDESLERKLARLRREVEELKDEMTARQEKVDIETKESSGEGQEKLDDGVQELSRALDNLYTLSRSAAGPHSAAATLSRKIATDAAPDTTPPRSPAPENKTDASTSASSGVLSHAAAFDGRLALVEAAMGISSSSNPFVADGNSEPSLQPVLPALDHLTSRLSTLTTLFIGPAPASAVPTMSSAPPSTTVSTPNLEALSTRVRKLTTDAEALASARKRALDAAKAAQTAKVAPASVEPSDMSVSSSSATEVDPVATQRDEQATKIQALYATLPTIQSLHPLLPSVLERLRSLRAIHAGSAQAAESLDELERRQGEMKKEIEQWREGLRVVEERMGQGEAAMKSNIELVEPWVRDLEKRLDKLKGSGV
- the ALG12 gene encoding dolichyl-P-Man:Man(7)GlcNAc(2)-PP-dolichol alpha-1,6-mannosyltransferase (CAZy:GT22;~COG:G;~EggNog:ENOG410PI08;~InterPro:IPR005599,IPR039485;~PFAM:PF03901;~SECRETED:SignalP(1-20);~TransMembrane:10 (i5-24o98-116i128-146o152-171i183-209o221-242i283-300o306-324i331-352o358-383i);~go_component: GO:0005788 - endoplasmic reticulum lumen [Evidence IEA];~go_function: GO:0016757 - transferase activity, transferring glycosyl groups [Evidence IEA];~go_function: GO:0052824 - dolichyl-pyrophosphate Man7GlcNAc2 alpha-1,6-mannosyltransferase activity [Evidence IEA];~go_process: GO:0006488 - dolichol-linked oligosaccharide biosynthetic process [Evidence IEA]), with amino-acid sequence MGRDIVFLFLFLLIPGLVLLHLLVAPYTKVEESFHVQAIHDIETYGIPSLDEATNYLQEHYDHFKFPGAVPRTFIGALVLSGLSRPFIWLNENADRQVFARAILGLFNASALMSYASGIERAFGQPTAIWYLFFQTSQFHVLYYASRTLSNMFAFGISTLAMRFLLFEPGVRHKHRAQCRFSLCLLTVAGIIFRSELALFLATHTLFLLLTGRVSLLRDVIPAGILGLSIGLVSTVFVDSFFWQQFPLWPELAAFKFNVVSGGASAWGTQPWHFYFSNSIPRLLLNPCTYLIGIPVAFSLSSTRAATAYLLTPSLAFVALFSSQPHKEWRFILYVIPPLTAAAALGASYIWTHRTKSIIYRLLSIVMVLSPLASFAISTFVLLPSSAANYPGAHALRALHENHADTSSQSEVSVYLGNLACQTGVTRFLQVPSNTPSTVWKYDKTEDETIKSSSTFWNQFDYALIEAVGPEECKLTSWAVSRWENVELINGFAGIRVLRPGEKAKGSVEESALRRLGGERAIGAWEKGRELVRRVVTRGWWVELRMEPRIKIMRRVE